Proteins from one Aulosira sp. FACHB-615 genomic window:
- a CDS encoding MurT ligase domain-containing protein, with amino-acid sequence MGKKIKLIDRLRLGLAVLVAKTVTFAVRSLRLGAASVLPGSIARRIEPRLLQLLSQQVKNGVIIIAGTNGKTTTSLLLKTILERKGYHITHNSTGANLENGLMTALLENTNLVGTLAADYAILEVDENIVPKVLTPLQPRIILCLNLFRDQLDRYGEVDTISKRWTKVISTLPKETVVIPNADDPTLSHLGQQLPQRVLFFGLNEPEQYLESIQHAVDSIYCPNCGHSLDYQGVYLSHLGDFTCPSCGFSKSKPTLESSEWGQILVGLYNKYNTLAAVTAAIELGVDETTIRDTINNFQAAFGRAEDLIIDGKKVRILLSKNPVGTNETIRVVNQSTDKTTLMVLNDRTPDGTDVSWIWDVDTEKLVERGGTIVVSGDRVYDMALRLRYSEKSLESNLSLIVEEDLKQAIATALKHTADNETLHILPTYSAMLEVREVLTGRKIL; translated from the coding sequence GTGGGCAAGAAAATTAAACTGATAGATAGACTGCGCCTTGGTTTGGCGGTATTGGTGGCGAAAACTGTAACATTTGCGGTGCGATCGCTGCGCTTAGGTGCTGCTAGTGTATTACCAGGGTCAATTGCACGGCGAATAGAACCTCGACTGTTGCAATTATTGAGTCAGCAGGTAAAAAATGGCGTAATTATCATTGCGGGGACGAATGGTAAAACAACTACGTCGCTGCTGTTAAAAACTATTTTGGAACGTAAAGGCTACCACATCACCCATAATTCTACAGGTGCAAACTTAGAAAATGGCTTGATGACAGCTTTACTCGAAAACACCAACTTGGTGGGGACGCTGGCTGCTGACTACGCCATTTTGGAAGTAGATGAAAATATCGTCCCCAAGGTATTAACACCACTCCAGCCACGTATTATTCTGTGTTTAAACTTGTTCCGTGACCAACTCGACAGGTACGGCGAAGTAGATACCATCAGTAAACGCTGGACAAAGGTAATTTCCACACTTCCCAAAGAAACAGTCGTAATTCCCAATGCGGATGACCCGACTTTATCGCACCTCGGTCAGCAGTTACCGCAACGTGTGTTATTCTTTGGCTTGAATGAACCAGAACAATACCTCGAATCAATTCAACACGCGGTAGATTCTATTTATTGCCCTAATTGCGGACATTCTTTAGATTATCAAGGTGTGTACTTGTCTCACTTGGGCGATTTTACTTGTCCCAGTTGTGGTTTTAGTAAGAGTAAACCAACCCTGGAAAGTAGCGAGTGGGGACAAATTTTGGTTGGTTTGTATAACAAATACAATACTTTAGCGGCGGTGACTGCGGCTATTGAATTGGGTGTTGATGAAACCACAATTAGAGATACTATTAATAATTTCCAAGCTGCATTCGGTAGGGCGGAAGATTTAATTATTGATGGGAAAAAGGTGAGAATTTTATTATCTAAAAATCCTGTGGGGACAAACGAAACGATTCGGGTGGTGAATCAAAGTACTGATAAAACTACATTGATGGTGTTAAACGATCGCACCCCCGATGGTACTGATGTATCCTGGATTTGGGATGTGGATACAGAAAAATTAGTCGAACGTGGCGGAACTATTGTGGTGAGTGGCGATCGCGTTTATGATATGGCTTTACGTCTGCGTTATAGCGAAAAGTCTCTTGAGAGTAACTTAAGCTTAATTGTCGAGGAAGATTTGAAGCAAGCGATCGCAACTGCCCTCAAGCATACAGCAGACAACGAAACCTTACACATTCTTCCTACTTATTCTGCCATGTTAGAAGTGCGCGAAGTTCTCACCGGCAGAAAAATTCTTTAG
- a CDS encoding type 1 glutamine amidotransferase: MTSEQLELTIGWLYPTLMSTYGDRGNVITIERRAQWRGYSVKVLPLDQNSTAEDIKSVDVIVGGGAQDRQQEIVMRDLQGVKADAMREKIANGTPGVFTCGSPQLLGHYYEPGFGQRIEGLGILDLVSIHPGENTKRCIGNLVIEVTASRLAKELEEMIGSKPYLVGFENHGGRTKLGKVEALGRVVYGLGNNGEDGTEGAFYQNAIATYSHGPLLPKNPFVADWLIQTALRLKYQQPITLKPLDDDLAIQAREAMLKRLKVSVATVATSKV; the protein is encoded by the coding sequence ATGACTTCTGAACAATTAGAATTAACAATTGGTTGGTTGTATCCTACTTTAATGAGTACTTATGGCGATCGCGGTAATGTAATTACAATAGAACGTCGCGCTCAATGGCGGGGATACAGCGTAAAAGTCTTACCTCTAGACCAAAATTCCACCGCCGAAGATATTAAATCTGTCGATGTAATTGTGGGTGGAGGCGCACAAGACCGTCAGCAAGAAATTGTGATGCGTGATTTGCAAGGGGTGAAAGCTGACGCAATGCGCGAAAAAATTGCCAATGGTACACCAGGGGTTTTTACTTGCGGTTCACCCCAACTCCTAGGACATTATTATGAACCAGGATTTGGACAACGAATAGAAGGGTTAGGAATCCTCGATTTAGTATCTATTCATCCTGGGGAAAATACCAAACGTTGCATTGGTAACTTAGTAATTGAAGTTACAGCCTCCCGCCTCGCCAAAGAGTTAGAAGAGATGATTGGTAGTAAACCTTATCTTGTCGGGTTTGAAAATCATGGCGGACGCACCAAGTTAGGTAAGGTAGAAGCCTTGGGACGTGTGGTGTACGGTTTAGGCAATAATGGCGAAGATGGTACAGAAGGTGCATTTTATCAGAATGCGATCGCCACTTATTCCCACGGCCCCTTGTTACCAAAAAATCCCTTTGTCGCTGACTGGTTAATTCAAACAGCGTTGCGGCTGAAGTATCAACAACCCATCACACTCAAACCCTTAGATGATGACCTCGCCATACAAGCGCGAGAAGCCATGCTTAAACGCTTAAAAGTCAGCGTAGCAACTGTAGCTACTAGCAAAGTTTAA
- a CDS encoding cupin domain-containing protein, whose amino-acid sequence MSIERIFKSTDFFQPTDGEPIRSVVTESPDAVVVAWYVKPGQEIGAHIHPTGQDTWTILSGSGEYYLDIDGSRKIITVGDVVVAPVQCVHGVFNHGDEPLIFISVVTPYEAGYEPVTIKS is encoded by the coding sequence ATGAGTATAGAGAGAATTTTCAAGAGTACTGATTTTTTTCAACCTACAGATGGTGAACCAATTCGTTCAGTTGTGACGGAATCACCAGATGCAGTTGTGGTTGCTTGGTATGTCAAACCCGGACAAGAAATTGGAGCGCACATTCATCCTACTGGTCAGGATACCTGGACAATATTATCCGGTAGTGGTGAATATTATTTAGATATAGACGGTTCTCGCAAAATAATTACCGTTGGAGATGTGGTTGTAGCACCAGTCCAATGTGTTCACGGTGTGTTTAATCACGGCGATGAACCCTTGATATTTATTTCTGTGGTGACACCTTATGAGGCTGGATATGAACCTGTGACCATCAAATCGTAA
- a CDS encoding heme peroxidase family protein has protein sequence MRSLKHKNFSKKKVISLLAIVATAMMIVGVMVGVLLNRVAQADTNDAVLPSRFGRMFRNQPSFAPPTDVIRAALLEMGKAGGILDAKDNLAAGPLALIVDPALNVNNPNNPNHTAGTTFFGQFMDHDITFDLSSRLGRVTPPVSAPNGRTPAFDLDTVYGDGPFASPTFYDPTDQIKLRLENGGLFEDLPRDANNRALVVDPRNDQHLILTGILSAFHLFHNRAVDLVRSQSPSINNVNAFNEARRLTTWHYQWLILHEFLPQIIGQDRVNEILRNGRRFYTPLPGRGFIPVEFQVGYRFGHSMVRPSYRANLAGDNGQPFFAFIFDPSQDGKADPSDLRGFARAPRRFIGWQTFFDFNDTQIRRNKLIDTKISSALFNLPLQAIVEGTPPTSLLQRNLLRHVTWQLPSGQTLARAIGVSVLSKNDLAELRSIYPTFDTSTPLWYYILKEAELMERGLRLGPLGSRIIGEVIIGLLQVDPKSYLNVNPSWVPTLPTRTGRPEDFRMVDFLTFARVDPASRGQ, from the coding sequence ATGAGAAGTTTAAAACATAAAAACTTCTCGAAAAAAAAAGTAATTTCATTGTTAGCCATTGTTGCTACTGCCATGATGATTGTTGGCGTAATGGTAGGTGTGTTGCTGAATCGAGTAGCGCAGGCAGATACAAATGATGCGGTTCTGCCCAGCAGGTTCGGTCGGATGTTTCGGAATCAGCCTTCCTTTGCGCCACCCACTGATGTTATCAGAGCCGCTCTTTTAGAAATGGGCAAAGCTGGCGGGATATTAGATGCCAAAGACAATTTAGCCGCAGGGCCTCTAGCCTTGATTGTCGATCCGGCTCTCAACGTCAACAACCCCAACAACCCCAACCATACAGCTGGTACAACATTTTTTGGCCAGTTTATGGATCACGACATTACATTTGATTTGTCATCTCGGTTGGGTAGGGTCACACCTCCAGTATCTGCCCCAAATGGTCGGACTCCAGCTTTTGACCTGGATACAGTCTACGGTGATGGGCCGTTTGCATCACCCACATTTTATGACCCAACAGACCAAATCAAACTCAGACTGGAAAATGGCGGGTTGTTTGAAGATTTGCCCCGCGACGCAAATAACCGCGCCCTCGTCGTTGACCCACGTAACGACCAGCACTTAATTCTCACGGGAATCCTGAGTGCATTTCACCTCTTTCACAACCGTGCAGTTGATTTGGTGAGATCCCAGAGTCCATCTATCAACAATGTAAACGCTTTTAACGAAGCTCGTCGTTTGACCACTTGGCATTATCAGTGGCTGATTCTGCACGAATTTCTCCCCCAAATTATTGGTCAGGATCGGGTAAATGAAATCTTAAGGAATGGTCGAAGATTTTATACCCCCTTGCCAGGTAGAGGCTTTATTCCAGTTGAATTTCAAGTAGGCTATCGTTTTGGTCACAGTATGGTGCGTCCGTCTTATCGGGCTAACTTGGCAGGTGACAATGGCCAACCCTTCTTTGCGTTTATTTTCGACCCTTCCCAAGACGGAAAAGCTGATCCTAGTGATTTGCGCGGTTTTGCTAGAGCGCCAAGGCGTTTTATTGGTTGGCAGACATTTTTTGACTTTAACGATACTCAAATCCGACGTAACAAGTTAATCGATACGAAAATCTCTAGCGCATTGTTTAACTTACCACTCCAGGCGATCGTAGAAGGTACACCACCTACTTCACTCTTACAGCGCAACTTGCTGCGACACGTAACTTGGCAGTTACCATCCGGTCAAACCCTAGCTCGCGCAATTGGTGTATCTGTCCTTAGTAAGAATGACCTAGCAGAACTGCGAAGCATCTATCCTACCTTCGATACCTCTACACCACTCTGGTACTACATCCTTAAAGAAGCTGAACTTATGGAAAGAGGCCTACGTCTAGGCCCTCTGGGTAGTCGCATTATTGGTGAAGTGATTATTGGCTTGCTTCAAGTAGATCCAAAATCTTATTTGAACGTTAATCCTTCTTGGGTGCCAACTTTACCTACTAGAACAGGTAGACCAGAAGACTTTCGGATGGTTGATTTTCTGACTTTTGCTCGTGTAGACCCGGCTAGTCGTGGACAGTAG
- a CDS encoding prolipoprotein diacylglyceryl transferase family protein: MAFRLLCDRTYGIATTLPWSVDFGDGILRHPTQLYEIFFYIYLLFLINLRCLYQYRSGELFKFYLISYVIFRFFIDFLKPDFHPLFGLSAIQIACGLAFLYYLPNIPQVFYIQAHK, from the coding sequence GTGGCTTTCCGTTTACTATGCGATCGCACCTATGGCATTGCCACCACTTTACCTTGGAGTGTAGATTTTGGTGATGGTATTTTGCGTCATCCCACACAATTATATGAAATATTCTTTTACATTTATTTATTATTCTTAATAAATCTTCGCTGCCTTTATCAATATCGCAGTGGTGAATTGTTTAAATTTTATTTAATTTCCTACGTAATTTTTCGGTTTTTTATTGACTTTCTCAAACCAGATTTTCATCCTTTATTTGGTTTGAGTGCAATTCAAATTGCTTGTGGATTGGCTTTCCTATATTATTTGCCCAATATTCCGCAGGTGTTTTATATTCAAGCCCACAAATAA
- a CDS encoding aspartoacylase, with amino-acid sequence MGNINSVVIATGTHGNEFTGIYLGKKFEQFPQLIQRPSFDTRVLLSNPKAFAAARRYIDKDLNRCFATADLQNPQLASYEDILAKNIYYLLAEESKNQQQVIIDLHSSTANMQLTIILGSQHPFILQLAAQLSAINPDVRICYSQPTRDSNFLCSISELGFAIEVGPVAQGVLNAELFQKTEALIYQVLDYIESYNQGLSQPSNTNLTYYQYTGVIDYPRNEAGEIIGMIHPELQFRDYQPLNPGEPIFLTLEGSAIAYSGTSTVYPIFINEAAYYEKGIAMCLTERKTIQI; translated from the coding sequence ATGGGAAACATCAATTCAGTAGTCATTGCTACTGGTACACATGGCAATGAATTTACAGGTATCTATCTAGGTAAAAAATTTGAACAGTTTCCGCAACTGATTCAGCGTCCAAGTTTTGATACTCGCGTTTTATTGAGTAACCCCAAAGCATTTGCAGCAGCCAGACGCTATATTGATAAAGACTTAAATCGTTGCTTTGCAACAGCAGATTTACAAAATCCCCAACTTGCTAGTTATGAAGATATTTTGGCAAAAAATATCTATTATTTACTAGCAGAAGAAAGTAAAAATCAGCAACAAGTTATTATTGATTTGCATAGTTCTACTGCAAATATGCAGTTAACTATAATTTTAGGTAGCCAACATCCATTTATATTACAATTAGCTGCCCAATTAAGTGCAATTAACCCTGATGTGAGAATTTGTTATTCTCAACCCACAAGAGATTCTAACTTTCTGTGTTCAATATCAGAATTGGGTTTTGCCATTGAAGTGGGGCCTGTAGCACAGGGAGTTTTAAATGCTGAGTTATTTCAAAAAACTGAAGCGTTAATTTATCAAGTTTTAGACTATATCGAAAGTTATAATCAAGGTTTATCTCAACCATCAAATACGAATCTAACATATTATCAATATACAGGAGTTATTGATTATCCTCGTAACGAAGCAGGAGAAATTATCGGCATGATTCACCCCGAACTCCAGTTTCGAGATTATCAACCGCTTAACCCTGGCGAACCGATATTTTTAACATTAGAAGGAAGTGCGATCGCCTATTCAGGCACATCTACAGTTTACCCCATTTTTATTAACGAAGCTGCGTATTATGAAAAAGGAATTGCGATGTGTTTAACTGAAAGAAAAACCATACAAATTTAA
- a CDS encoding Uma2 family endonuclease: protein MFYYNPLACLPSSAELPDSDDTPVDNELQILIPSLLLSILTSIWHSREDWFFGINMGIYYGVSKPAIVPDGFLSLGVERFIGENGRFSYVMWEEDGIPPIFTLEIVSQAYNYEYEQKKLDYAQLGVLYYVIYAPTRLRRKRQRLEVYRLVDGEYILQSGDKIWMPEVNLGIGRERGSYQGMTREWLYWYDENGRRYPTPEELANVRQQQLEETQNQLQELLAKLQQKGIDPNNL, encoded by the coding sequence ATGTTTTACTACAATCCGTTAGCATGTTTACCTTCATCAGCCGAATTACCAGATTCTGACGATACACCTGTGGATAATGAATTACAAATATTAATTCCCAGCTTATTATTATCAATTTTAACCAGCATTTGGCACAGTCGTGAAGACTGGTTTTTTGGCATAAATATGGGTATTTATTATGGAGTGAGTAAACCTGCGATCGTTCCTGATGGATTTTTAAGTTTAGGCGTAGAACGTTTTATTGGCGAAAATGGACGTTTTAGTTATGTGATGTGGGAAGAAGATGGTATACCACCAATTTTTACGTTAGAAATTGTCTCACAAGCATACAATTATGAATACGAACAAAAGAAATTAGATTATGCTCAGTTGGGAGTATTATATTATGTAATTTACGCCCCAACACGCTTACGCCGGAAACGTCAACGGCTGGAAGTTTATCGCCTAGTTGATGGAGAGTATATTTTACAATCTGGTGATAAAATTTGGATGCCAGAAGTTAATTTAGGTATTGGCAGAGAACGTGGAAGTTATCAAGGCATGACGCGAGAATGGTTGTATTGGTACGATGAAAATGGTAGACGATATCCAACACCAGAAGAATTGGCAAATGTACGACAACAGCAACTAGAAGAAACCCAAAACCAACTTCAAGAACTTTTAGCTAAATTACAACAAAAAGGTATCGACCCCAACAATTTATAA
- the hemE gene encoding uroporphyrinogen decarboxylase, protein MGVSSTAPHLLRAARGEIVDRPPVWMMRQAGRYMKAYRDLREKYPSFRDRSEIPEVAIEVSLQPWKAFQPDGVILFSDIVTPLPGLGIDMDIAEGKGPIIHSPIRTQAQIDSLHDLDPEAALPFIKTILQALRQEVGNKSTVLGFVGAPWTLAAYAVEGKGSKTYSIIKNLAFSDPAILHQLLTKLADAIAVYARYQIDCGAQVVQMFDSWAGQLSPQDYDTFALPYQRRVFQQVKQTHPDTPLILLVSGSAGVLERMAQSGADIVTVDWTVDMADARARLGKHVKVQGNLDPGVLYASKEFIRDRIYDTVRKAGNWGHILNLGHGVLPDTPEENVAFFFETAKQLSTAALVS, encoded by the coding sequence ATGGGTGTTTCCTCAACGGCCCCTCATCTCCTGCGGGCTGCTCGTGGTGAAATAGTAGATCGTCCCCCAGTATGGATGATGCGACAAGCGGGACGATATATGAAGGCGTACCGAGACTTAAGGGAAAAGTATCCTTCATTTCGCGATCGCTCCGAAATTCCCGAAGTAGCGATTGAAGTATCCCTGCAACCTTGGAAAGCCTTCCAGCCGGACGGAGTGATTTTATTTTCCGACATTGTAACTCCATTGCCTGGTTTGGGCATTGATATGGACATTGCGGAAGGTAAAGGGCCAATCATTCATTCGCCCATTCGCACTCAAGCACAAATTGATAGCCTGCATGATTTAGATCCAGAGGCGGCTCTACCGTTTATTAAAACCATCTTGCAGGCATTACGCCAAGAAGTTGGCAACAAATCAACAGTATTAGGCTTTGTCGGTGCGCCGTGGACGTTAGCTGCTTACGCAGTTGAAGGAAAAGGTTCTAAAACCTATTCCATCATCAAAAACTTGGCCTTCTCAGACCCGGCAATTCTACACCAACTGCTGACAAAATTGGCAGATGCGATCGCTGTTTATGCCCGTTACCAAATTGACTGCGGCGCTCAAGTAGTGCAAATGTTCGATTCTTGGGCAGGACAATTAAGCCCTCAAGATTACGATACCTTTGCTCTGCCATATCAACGACGGGTATTCCAGCAAGTCAAACAAACCCACCCCGACACACCATTAATTCTTTTAGTTAGTGGTAGTGCAGGTGTACTAGAAAGAATGGCTCAATCTGGTGCGGATATCGTCACCGTTGATTGGACTGTAGACATGGCTGATGCTCGCGCTCGATTAGGCAAGCACGTTAAAGTACAAGGTAATCTTGACCCTGGTGTACTCTATGCTTCCAAAGAGTTCATCCGCGATCGCATTTATGATACCGTTCGCAAAGCTGGTAATTGGGGTCATATCCTCAACCTCGGTCATGGTGTCCTACCAGATACCCCAGAAGAAAACGTCGCTTTCTTCTTTGAAACAGCCAAGCAACTCAGTACAGCAGCACTGGTGAGTTAA
- a CDS encoding type II toxin-antitoxin system HicB family antitoxin — protein MRTFTAIIERDPDTNLYVGYVPGFPGAHSQGETLDELNKNLREVIEMLLENENLAFDNSLI, from the coding sequence ATGAGAACTTTTACAGCGATAATCGAACGAGATCCTGACACAAATCTATATGTTGGGTACGTTCCTGGTTTTCCTGGAGCGCATTCTCAAGGTGAAACATTAGATGAGTTAAACAAAAATCTACGCGAAGTCATTGAAATGCTGCTAGAAAATGAGAATCTAGCTTTTGACAATTCACTTATATGA
- a CDS encoding Uma2 family endonuclease, translating to MTLSQSHPYISPEEYLENEKSSPIKHEYIQGQIYAMAGASDAHVTITANLVALLRNHIRGTGCRLYVVDMKAHIESLNVFYYPDIMVTCDPRDTEFEYFKRYPSLIIEVLSPSTEALDRGDKFSDYQEIETLQEYVLISQNRQRIDCFRRNAQGRWELYSYRGNQELQFTSINFSGSVTDVYEDVF from the coding sequence ATGACTCTTAGCCAATCTCACCCGTATATTTCACCAGAAGAATATCTCGAAAATGAAAAATCTAGCCCCATTAAACATGAATATATCCAAGGGCAGATTTATGCAATGGCAGGAGCCAGTGACGCTCATGTAACTATTACTGCTAACTTAGTTGCTCTGCTGAGAAATCACATTCGCGGAACTGGGTGTCGTCTTTATGTCGTTGATATGAAAGCACACATCGAATCGCTGAATGTTTTTTATTATCCAGATATTATGGTGACTTGTGACCCAAGAGATACAGAGTTTGAATATTTTAAACGCTATCCCAGTTTAATTATTGAAGTTTTATCGCCTTCCACTGAGGCTTTAGATAGAGGTGATAAATTTAGTGACTATCAAGAAATAGAAACATTGCAAGAATATGTATTAATCAGCCAAAACCGTCAAAGAATTGATTGTTTTAGACGTAATGCACAAGGCAGATGGGAACTTTATAGTTATAGAGGCAATCAAGAATTACAGTTTACAAGCATAAATTTTTCTGGTTCTGTAACTGATGTTTATGAAGATGTATTTTGA
- a CDS encoding NAD(P)-dependent oxidoreductase, with translation MSQKRILVTGASGCIGHYISEALIQNTNHELFLLVRNPSKLQVNTQYRSGVTVLQGDMQEIKHFADLLSTIDVAVLTATAWGGDNTYDINVNKTLELFSLLNPERCEQVIYFSTASVLDNKNQPLKEAGEIGTDYIGSKYQCLHEKEKLAIAPKITTVFPTLVLGGDANKPYSHLTSGIPEVTKYVNLIRFLQADGSFHFIHGKDIATVVEYLIEHPPQNKEQRKLVLGQERLTANQAIEETCAYLGKKIYFRIPLSISLANLIIAVFRIQMAAWDRFCMNYRHFTYKNAVNPASFGLPNYCATMSDVLKISGVPNRK, from the coding sequence ATGAGTCAGAAAAGAATTTTAGTCACAGGCGCAAGTGGCTGCATCGGTCATTACATCTCAGAAGCATTAATTCAAAATACAAATCACGAACTATTTTTACTAGTTAGAAACCCCAGTAAACTACAAGTCAATACGCAATACCGTTCAGGTGTTACCGTCTTGCAAGGCGATATGCAAGAAATTAAACACTTTGCGGATTTGTTATCAACTATTGATGTCGCAGTGTTAACAGCAACAGCCTGGGGCGGGGATAATACTTACGATATTAATGTCAACAAGACACTAGAACTATTCAGTTTATTAAACCCTGAACGTTGCGAACAGGTAATTTATTTTTCAACTGCTAGTGTTTTAGATAACAAAAATCAACCTCTAAAAGAAGCAGGGGAGATTGGGACAGATTATATCGGTTCTAAATATCAATGCTTGCATGAAAAAGAAAAACTAGCGATCGCACCTAAAATTACCACAGTTTTTCCCACCTTAGTACTAGGCGGCGATGCCAATAAACCCTATTCTCACCTCACCTCTGGCATACCCGAAGTCACAAAATATGTTAACTTAATTCGCTTTTTACAAGCAGACGGTAGTTTTCACTTTATCCACGGAAAAGATATTGCTACCGTCGTGGAATATTTAATCGAACATCCACCCCAAAATAAGGAACAACGCAAATTAGTTTTAGGTCAAGAAAGACTCACCGCCAACCAAGCAATAGAAGAAACCTGCGCTTATCTAGGCAAAAAAATTTACTTTCGCATTCCCCTATCTATTTCATTAGCTAATTTGATTATTGCCGTGTTCCGCATTCAAATGGCAGCTTGGGATAGGTTCTGCATGAACTATCGCCATTTTACATATAAAAATGCCGTCAATCCCGCAAGTTTTGGTTTACCAAATTATTGTGCAACCATGAGTGATGTGTTGAAAATTAGCGGTGTGCCTAATAGAAAATAA
- a CDS encoding type II toxin-antitoxin system VapC family toxin: MSRYILDTDHVSLILCNHPQVIANASLHQIAVTVITVQELFNGWIGKINDPSAVHNLPALYSKLWITVKYLQTVEILDFTQQADDCLKQLLRENPPLRKNRLQKDMRIAAIALSLNTTVVTRNQRDFSLVPRLAIADWTL; this comes from the coding sequence GTGTCTCGATATATTCTCGATACGGATCATGTTTCACTAATTCTTTGTAATCATCCTCAAGTTATCGCTAACGCTTCTTTGCATCAAATTGCTGTGACTGTAATTACGGTTCAAGAACTTTTTAACGGCTGGATTGGTAAAATTAACGATCCGTCAGCAGTGCATAATCTCCCCGCACTCTACTCAAAACTTTGGATAACCGTCAAATATCTTCAAACAGTTGAGATCCTGGATTTCACACAACAGGCTGATGACTGTCTCAAACAACTGCTCAGAGAGAATCCCCCTCTGCGAAAAAACCGCCTGCAAAAAGATATGCGAATAGCTGCGATCGCATTATCTCTTAATACCACCGTCGTTACCCGTAACCAACGAGATTTTAGTCTAGTACCCAGACTAGCGATCGCAGATTGGACGCTGTAA
- a CDS encoding Uma2 family endonuclease produces MVQIPVNPENLLIELPKAIALYVTPEQFAALAAANRDLRLERTAKGELIVNPPTGWETGKRNWNIAGELYLWWRNAGEPGQAFDSSTGFVLPNGAIRSPDASWVSQERWQVLTPEQKGTFANICPDFVVELRSSSDTLKTLQEKMREYIDNGAKLGWLIDPQQRCVEVYRPSSAVEVLENPATLSDEEVLPGFVLNLRRVWG; encoded by the coding sequence ATGGTACAGATACCCGTTAACCCAGAAAACTTATTGATTGAGTTACCGAAAGCGATCGCATTATATGTCACCCCAGAACAGTTCGCCGCATTAGCCGCCGCTAACCGAGACTTGAGACTAGAAAGAACTGCAAAAGGAGAATTAATCGTGAATCCGCCAACAGGTTGGGAGACTGGTAAACGTAATTGGAATATTGCGGGAGAATTGTATTTATGGTGGCGGAATGCAGGTGAACCAGGTCAAGCTTTTGACTCTTCAACCGGTTTTGTCTTACCAAATGGTGCAATTCGTTCTCCTGATGCTTCTTGGGTAAGCCAAGAACGTTGGCAAGTCCTGACTCCCGAACAAAAAGGAACTTTTGCGAATATCTGTCCAGATTTTGTAGTAGAATTGCGCTCTAGTTCTGATACTCTCAAAACTCTGCAAGAAAAAATGCGGGAGTACATCGATAATGGTGCAAAACTCGGTTGGTTAATTGATCCGCAGCAGCGATGTGTAGAAGTTTATCGCCCAAGTTCGGCAGTGGAAGTGTTGGAAAATCCGGCGACGTTATCGGATGAAGAAGTTTTACCGGGTTTTGTGTTGAATTTGCGTCGGGTGTGGGGTTGA